The following are from one region of the Novosphingobium humi genome:
- the mutS gene encoding DNA mismatch repair protein MutS — translation MMAQYLGLKDKADGCMLFYRMGDFFELFFEDAKRASQILDIALTSRGEHGGEPIPMCGVPVHAAESYLARLIKAGCRVAIAEQVETPEQAKKRGGYKALVMRDIVRFVTAGTLTEEALLEPRRANVLASACLLRDKVGVASVDISTGRMELEECDPENMGAALARLGASEIIAPDNWGEAPFESIPRGAHEFSSEGGAERLCGIHGVATLDGFGTFTRPMLAAACGLLAYLDHVGRGKLPLLLPPVARHGEAHMAMDEATRGSLEILRSSTGGRVGSLIEAVDRCVTGAGARQLAEDLSAPLLDRAAIEERLELVQWLYDDALLREDVRGQLRSLPDAGRALGRVVAGRGSPRDLGQLRDGLAGAARLARIVAARLERSEMRPALLGALLPALVGHDGLIDLFSRALIATPPTERSQGGFIAAGYDAQLDELRAVSKDAREAIKQLEEKYRNQTGIAALKIKYNGVLGYYIEVPARFGDQLMAPDSGFTHRQTMAGAMRFNALALHEEAGRIAEAGGDALEAEEAHFKELCAVAVAARNDIARTAAALARIDVAAGQAERAAQGNWCRPAISEKCELAIVEGRHPVVEAALSASGERFVANDCTLSQFDRLWLLGGPNMGGKSTFLRQNALIVLLAQAGGFVPARAATIGLVDRLFSRVGASDNLARGRSTFMVEMVETAAILQQATPRSFVILDEVGRGTSTYDGLALAWAVAEAVHGVNRCRCLFATHYHELARLADTCEALTLHHVRAREWKGDLVLLHEVTTGPAESSFGLAVARLAGVPGPVVSRAKSVLAKLEKGRAETGGIAAGLGDLPLFANVVEEAPKGDPLREKLAALDIDALSPRDALGWLYELKREIG, via the coding sequence ATGATGGCGCAATACCTTGGTCTAAAGGATAAGGCCGATGGTTGTATGCTGTTCTATCGCATGGGTGATTTCTTCGAGCTGTTTTTCGAGGATGCGAAACGGGCATCGCAGATTCTCGACATCGCGCTGACCAGCAGGGGCGAACATGGCGGGGAACCGATCCCGATGTGCGGCGTGCCGGTCCATGCCGCCGAATCCTATCTGGCGCGCCTGATCAAGGCCGGATGCCGCGTGGCGATTGCCGAACAGGTCGAAACCCCCGAACAGGCCAAGAAGCGCGGCGGATACAAGGCGCTGGTGATGCGCGATATCGTCCGCTTCGTCACGGCGGGCACCTTGACCGAGGAGGCGCTGCTCGAACCGCGCCGCGCCAATGTGCTGGCATCGGCCTGTCTGCTGCGCGACAAGGTGGGCGTGGCGTCGGTGGATATTTCCACGGGCCGGATGGAACTGGAGGAATGCGACCCCGAAAATATGGGCGCGGCGCTGGCCCGGCTGGGGGCCAGCGAGATCATCGCGCCGGACAATTGGGGCGAGGCGCCTTTCGAATCGATCCCGCGCGGGGCCCATGAATTTTCCAGCGAGGGCGGGGCGGAGCGCCTTTGCGGCATTCATGGCGTGGCCACGCTCGACGGCTTTGGCACATTTACGCGGCCCATGCTGGCGGCGGCCTGCGGCTTGCTGGCCTATCTTGACCATGTGGGGCGGGGCAAATTGCCGCTGCTGCTGCCCCCTGTCGCCCGCCATGGCGAGGCCCATATGGCGATGGACGAGGCCACGCGCGGCAGTCTGGAAATCCTGCGTTCCTCAACCGGCGGGCGTGTGGGCAGCCTGATCGAGGCGGTGGACCGCTGCGTCACCGGTGCGGGCGCGCGGCAATTGGCCGAGGATCTTTCGGCGCCTTTGCTCGACCGGGCGGCCATCGAGGAACGGCTCGAACTGGTGCAGTGGCTCTATGATGATGCGCTGCTGCGCGAGGATGTGCGCGGGCAATTGCGCAGCCTGCCCGATGCCGGGCGCGCGCTGGGCCGCGTGGTGGCGGGGCGCGGCAGCCCGCGCGATCTGGGGCAATTGCGCGATGGTCTGGCGGGTGCGGCCCGGCTGGCCCGGATCGTGGCGGCGCGGCTGGAACGCTCAGAGATGCGCCCGGCGCTGCTTGGCGCTCTATTGCCTGCGCTGGTGGGCCATGACGGGTTGATCGACCTGTTTTCGCGCGCCCTGATCGCCACCCCGCCCACCGAGCGTTCGCAGGGCGGTTTCATCGCCGCAGGCTATGACGCCCAGTTGGATGAATTGCGCGCCGTCTCCAAGGATGCCCGTGAAGCGATCAAACAACTGGAAGAAAAGTACCGCAATCAGACCGGCATTGCCGCGTTGAAAATCAAATATAACGGCGTGCTGGGCTATTACATCGAAGTCCCCGCCCGCTTTGGCGATCAGTTGATGGCCCCCGACAGCGGCTTTACCCATCGCCAGACCATGGCGGGCGCGATGCGTTTCAACGCGCTGGCGCTGCATGAGGAGGCGGGCCGCATCGCCGAGGCGGGCGGCGATGCCCTGGAGGCCGAGGAAGCGCATTTCAAGGAATTGTGCGCCGTGGCGGTTGCCGCGCGCAACGACATCGCCCGCACCGCCGCCGCCCTTGCCCGCATCGACGTGGCCGCAGGGCAGGCCGAGCGCGCCGCGCAGGGTAATTGGTGCCGCCCGGCCATCAGCGAGAAATGCGAACTGGCCATCGTCGAGGGCCGCCACCCGGTCGTCGAAGCGGCGCTGAGTGCATCAGGCGAGCGTTTCGTCGCCAATGACTGCACGCTCAGCCAGTTTGACCGGCTCTGGCTCTTGGGCGGGCCGAACATGGGCGGTAAATCGACCTTTCTGCGCCAGAATGCGCTGATCGTCCTGTTGGCGCAGGCGGGCGGCTTTGTGCCCGCACGCGCCGCCACCATAGGCCTTGTCGACCGCCTGTTCAGCCGGGTGGGCGCCTCGGACAATCTGGCGCGGGGGCGTTCGACCTTCATGGTCGAAATGGTCGAAACCGCCGCCATCCTGCAACAGGCCACGCCGCGCAGCTTCGTCATCCTTGACGAGGTGGGGCGCGGCACCAGCACCTATGACGGCCTCGCGCTGGCATGGGCGGTGGCCGAGGCGGTGCATGGGGTCAACCGTTGCCGCTGCCTGTTCGCCACCCATTACCACGAACTGGCGCGGCTGGCCGACACGTGCGAGGCGCTCACGTTGCATCATGTGCGCGCGCGCGAATGGAAGGGCGATCTGGTGCTGCTGCATGAAGTGACGACCGGCCCTGCGGAAAGCTCTTTCGGTCTGGCCGTGGCGCGATTGGCGGGCGTTCCGGGGCCGGTGGTTTCCCGCGCCAAATCGGTGCTGGCGAAACTGGAAAAGGGGCGGGCGGAAACCGGGGGGATTGCCGCAGGGCTGGGCGATCTGCCGCTCTTTGCCAATGTGGTCGAAGAAGCGCCCAAGGGCGACCCCTTGCGCGAAAAGCTGGCGGCGCTGGACATTGACGCGCTTTCGCCGCGCGATGCGCTGGGCTGGCTTTATGAACTGAAGCGCGAGATCGGTTAA